In the genome of Aspergillus flavus chromosome 8, complete sequence, one region contains:
- a CDS encoding permease of the major facilitator superfamily (MFS transporter, putative), whose product MVLTQQRRQPASDDQFPTTQLFLLAICRVAEPIALTSIFPYSWVMVKDFNVANGSDASFFAGILVSAFSLAEALTGMFWGSLSDRVGRKPVLLSGCVGTMASLLIVGFATNFWVALFGRALGGILNGNIGVIQTMVGELVKRPEHEPRAYAVMPFVWSIGTIIGPAIGGLLAKPAEGFPSLFYREGLFGRFPYLLPNLVCSVLLLLSIFFSWLFLQETHPDMQPCTATENLDGRSAERPLLATAGATANAGADLRAESYGTFNQVHLYDEEDWLVRADGSRPEKIPQRQTIFTKRVMMLIVALAIFTYHSMTYDHLLPIFLQDKTLRDVPTVGNSILKFPGGVGLSTRTVGLIMSTDGIIALFIQSVIFPALAHYLGVWRLFVIVTILHPVAYFMVPFLIFLPRSLLFFGIYGCLVVRNILAIIDYPVLLILIKQASPSDSVLGKINGLAASAGAASRTIAPPIAGYLYSTGAELDCTALAWWGSTLAAIVGAVQLWFMERKKHSSATIQPAAPCHYLPNEAHPRRDAVHIIVTGTDVGTPDA is encoded by the exons ATGGTATTGACACAACAGAGAAGACAACCTGCCTCGGACGACCAGTTTCCAACCACTCAGCTATTCCTCCTAG CAATATGTCGTGTTGCGGAGCCTATTGCCTTGACTTCCATCTTCCCATACTCATGGGTGATGGTCAAGGACTTCAATGTGGCTAATGGATCCGATGCTTCCTTCTTTGCTGGTATACTTGTCTCGGCCTTTTCACTAGCCGAAGCGCTCACCGGTATGTTTTGGGGAAGCCTCTCAGATCGTGTCGGTCGCAAACCTGTCCTGCTCTCCGGTTGCGTCGGAACCATGGCATCCCTTCTCATTGTCGGCTTCGCGACGAATTTTTGGGTAGCTCTCTTTGGTCGGGCCCTCGGGGGCATTTTAAACGGAAATATCGGTGTCATCCAGACTATGGTCGGCGAACTAGTCAAAAGACCTGAGCATGAAC CTCGAGCTTATGCTGTTATGCCATTTGTTTGGTCAATTGGCACAATTATTGGGCCAG CTATCGGAGGGTTACTTGCAAAGCCTGCTGAAGGTTTCCCTTCCTTGTTTTATCGTGAAGGTCTCTTTGGCAGATTCCCTTATCTCCTGCCGAACCTTGTTTGTTCTGTCTTACTCCTTCTCAgtatcttcttcagctggctCTTCCTGCAAGAGACTCATCCCGATATGCAGCCTTGTACTGCTACCGAAAATCTCGACGGCAGATCCGCAGAACGCCCTCTTTTGGCGACTGCTGGGGCGACCGCCAATGCAGGAGCGGACCTACGAGCCGAATCATACGGCACTTTCAACCAGGTACACCTATacgacgaggaggattggTTGGTACGGGCAGACGGTTCAAGGCCTGAGAAAATTCCACAAAGACAAACCATCTTCACGAAACGAGTCATGATGCTCATCGTTGCATTAGCGATTTTCACTTATCACTCTATGACTTATGACCATTTATTGCCTATTTTTTTGCAGGACAAGACTTTACGGGACGTTCCTACTGTTGGAAACTCGATATTGAAGTTCCCCGGCGGTGTTGGTCTCTCAACCAGAACAGTCGGCTTAATCATGTCTACCGACGGCATCATTGCTCTCTTCATTCAAAGCGTCATTTTCCCTGCATTGGCACATTATTTGGGGGTGTGGAGACTTTTCGTGATTGTGACCATCCTTCATCCGGTGGCTTATTTCATGGTTCCATTCCTGATTTTTCTCCCGCGCAGTCTGTTGTTCTTCGGCATTTATGGATGTTTAGTCGTTCGCAATATCCTTGCAATCATTGATTACCCCGTCTTGTTGATCCTTATTAAGCAAGCTAGCCCTTCCGACTCTGTCTTAGGAAAGATCAATGGCCTTGCTGCTTCCGCCGGAGCTGCTTCTCGCACTATCGCCCCGCCTATCGCTGGTTATTTGTACAGCACCGGTGCGGAACTTGATTGTACTGCACTCGCATGGTGGGGAAGCACTCTAGCCGCAATCGTCGGTGCCGTGCAGCTGTGGTTCATGGAGCGAAAGAAACACTCGTCCGCTACAATCCAGCCAGCCGCCCCCTGCCACTATCTGCCAAATGAGGCCCACCCTCGGAGAGACGCCGTCCATATCATAGTTACAGGTACTGATGTTGGCACGCCGGATGCCTAA